A part of Desulfovibrio sp. Fe33 genomic DNA contains:
- a CDS encoding DMT family protein, protein MKTPLFTALLLTASNVFMTFAWYAHLKELNQRPWYVAALVSWGIALFEYLIQVPANRLGYTELTLPQLKIMQEVIALAVFAPFCLFYMHQPLKLDYLWAALCLLGAVYFIFRS, encoded by the coding sequence ATGAAAACGCCTCTTTTCACCGCCCTGCTGCTCACGGCCTCCAACGTGTTCATGACCTTCGCCTGGTACGCCCACCTCAAGGAGCTGAACCAGCGGCCGTGGTACGTGGCGGCCCTGGTGAGCTGGGGCATCGCCCTGTTCGAATATCTCATCCAGGTCCCGGCCAACAGACTGGGCTACACCGAGCTGACCCTGCCGCAGCTCAAGATCATGCAGGAGGTCATCGCACTGGCCGTATTCGCGCCCTTCTGCCTGTTCTACATGCACCAGCCCCTCAAGCTCGACTACCTGTGGGCGGCCCTCTGCCTGCTCGGGGCGGTCTACTTCATCTTCCGGTCCTGA
- the secA gene encoding preprotein translocase subunit SecA: MLKKIFGSKNDRYLKKLKPIIAQINAFEPEMQALSDADFPAKVAAWKGQVAAGEKNLDDLLPECFALVREAGRRAFDPPMRHFDVQLIGGIVLHQGKIAEMKTGEGKTLVATLAVVLNALAGKGVHVVTVNDYLAKRDAEWMGQLYNFLGLTYGVIVHGLNDQERQEAYRADITYGTNNEFGFDYLRDNMKFYKEQLVQRPLNFAIVDEVDSILIDEARTPLIISGPGEKSSGLYRRVDAIVPKLVKSSPTDPEDKDAVPDGDFVLDEKTKSITLTDAGVEKIEGLLGIDNLFDPQNISYQHHVLQAVKAHHCFQRDVEYIVKEDQVVLVDEFTGRLMPGRRLSDGLHQAIEAKENVKVEAENQTLASITFQNYFRMYEKLAGMTGTADTESVEFQQIYGLPVVVIPTNMPMVRQDNADSIYKTQEEKYKAIAEDIKECYRRGQPTLVGTVSIEKSEILSNLLKQLKVPHNVLNAKQHEREAEIVLEAGHKGKVTIATNMAGRGTDIKLGEGVRELGGLHIIGTERHESRRIDNQLRGRAGRQGDPGSSRFYLALDDDLMRLFGSDRLKGIMEKLGLEDGMAIENKMVSNAIEKSQTRVEAHHYEIRKQLLEYDDVMNQQREAIYGLRRELMESKEVEPIALDYAADLLEEILQPALDMKGGADKDTEESVRARLEEVFNFERFEGWGKSGLPDMEQARKWVDEIFAYLRASTGEHYQEILRYFLLDSLDRNWKEHLLNMDHLRDGIGLRGYGQKDPKQEYKREGFELFSELIYTLKENALRAFSHLRIQAEVRDDEFKHEDTDDLQYTDHESSQEKKAATVRKDAKISRNAPCPCGSGKKYKKCCGA, translated from the coding sequence ATGCTCAAAAAGATCTTCGGTTCCAAAAACGACCGATACCTGAAGAAACTCAAGCCGATCATCGCGCAGATCAACGCGTTCGAACCGGAGATGCAAGCCCTTTCCGACGCCGACTTTCCGGCCAAGGTCGCGGCCTGGAAGGGACAGGTGGCCGCGGGCGAGAAAAACCTGGACGACCTGCTGCCCGAGTGTTTCGCCCTGGTACGCGAGGCGGGCAGGCGCGCATTCGATCCCCCCATGCGCCACTTCGACGTGCAGCTCATCGGCGGTATCGTCCTGCACCAGGGCAAGATCGCGGAGATGAAGACCGGTGAAGGCAAGACGCTCGTCGCCACCCTGGCCGTGGTTCTGAACGCCCTGGCAGGCAAGGGCGTCCACGTTGTCACGGTCAACGACTACCTGGCCAAGCGCGACGCCGAGTGGATGGGCCAGCTCTACAATTTCCTCGGACTGACCTACGGCGTCATCGTCCACGGCCTGAACGATCAGGAGCGCCAGGAGGCCTACCGGGCCGACATCACCTACGGGACCAACAACGAGTTCGGTTTCGACTACCTGCGCGACAACATGAAGTTCTACAAGGAGCAGTTGGTCCAGCGGCCGCTCAACTTCGCCATCGTCGACGAAGTGGACTCCATCCTCATCGACGAAGCGCGGACCCCGCTCATCATTTCCGGTCCCGGCGAGAAATCCTCCGGGCTGTACCGCCGCGTGGACGCCATCGTGCCCAAGCTGGTCAAGTCCAGCCCCACGGACCCCGAGGACAAGGATGCCGTGCCCGACGGCGATTTCGTGCTGGACGAGAAGACCAAGTCCATCACCCTGACGGACGCGGGCGTGGAGAAGATCGAGGGTCTTCTCGGCATCGACAACCTGTTCGACCCGCAGAATATTTCCTACCAGCATCACGTGTTGCAGGCGGTCAAGGCGCACCATTGCTTCCAGCGCGACGTGGAGTATATCGTCAAGGAAGATCAGGTGGTCCTGGTCGACGAGTTCACCGGCCGCCTCATGCCGGGACGACGCCTTTCCGACGGTCTGCACCAGGCCATCGAGGCCAAGGAAAACGTCAAGGTCGAGGCCGAAAACCAGACGCTCGCCTCCATCACCTTCCAGAACTATTTCCGCATGTACGAGAAGCTGGCGGGCATGACCGGCACCGCCGACACCGAGTCCGTGGAGTTCCAGCAGATCTACGGTCTTCCGGTGGTGGTCATCCCGACCAACATGCCCATGGTCCGCCAGGACAACGCGGATTCGATCTACAAGACCCAGGAAGAGAAGTACAAGGCCATCGCCGAGGACATCAAGGAATGCTACCGGCGCGGCCAGCCCACCCTGGTCGGCACGGTCTCCATCGAGAAGTCCGAAATTCTTTCCAATCTGCTCAAGCAACTGAAGGTCCCGCACAACGTGCTCAACGCCAAGCAGCATGAGCGCGAGGCGGAGATCGTCCTGGAAGCGGGCCACAAGGGCAAAGTGACCATCGCCACCAACATGGCCGGCCGCGGCACCGACATCAAGCTCGGCGAGGGCGTCCGCGAATTGGGCGGCCTGCATATCATCGGCACCGAGCGCCACGAGTCCCGGCGCATCGACAACCAGTTGCGCGGCCGCGCGGGCCGTCAGGGCGACCCGGGTTCGTCCCGTTTCTACCTCGCCCTGGATGACGACCTCATGCGCCTGTTCGGCTCCGACCGCCTCAAGGGCATCATGGAGAAGCTCGGCCTCGAAGACGGCATGGCCATCGAGAACAAGATGGTCTCCAACGCCATCGAGAAGTCCCAGACACGGGTGGAAGCGCATCACTACGAAATCCGCAAGCAGCTCCTGGAATACGACGACGTCATGAACCAGCAGCGCGAGGCCATCTACGGCCTGCGCCGCGAACTCATGGAGAGCAAGGAAGTCGAACCCATCGCCCTGGACTACGCCGCCGATCTGCTGGAGGAAATCCTTCAGCCCGCCCTGGACATGAAGGGCGGTGCGGACAAGGACACCGAAGAGTCCGTGCGCGCCCGTCTGGAGGAAGTCTTTAATTTCGAGCGGTTCGAGGGCTGGGGCAAATCCGGTCTGCCCGACATGGAGCAGGCCCGCAAATGGGTGGATGAAATCTTCGCCTATCTGCGCGCTTCCACCGGCGAGCATTACCAGGAAATTCTGCGCTACTTCCTGCTCGACTCGCTCGACCGCAACTGGAAGGAGCATCTGCTCAACATGGACCACCTGCGCGACGGCATCGGCCTGCGCGGCTACGGCCAGAAGGACCCCAAGCAGGAGTACAAGCGCGAAGGTTTCGAGCTTTTCTCCGAGTTGATCTACACGCTCAAGGAGAACGCCCTGCGCGCCTTCTCCCACCTGCGCATTCAGGCCGAGGTCCGCGACGACGAGTTCAAGCACGAGGACACGGACGATCTCCAGTACACGGACCACGAGTCCTCCCAGGAGAAGAAGGCCGCCACAGTGAGAAAGGACGCCAAGATATCCCGCAACGCCCCCTGCCCCTGCGGCAGCGGCAAGAAATACAAGAAGTGCTGCGGCGCATAG
- a CDS encoding (Fe-S)-binding protein: protein MSDRISQHVSHCILCGKCLQVCPLLRATGREELGPRSKSDLCRVLAEDPGRLSEVDAARLAGFCLGCGRCREVCSQGQDVPGLVAALRGAHPNFKSWLWKTWLTRARQLWSPGSKAAGLVPERFRTEKLGPMLKMLAGMTGGPGLNPFLRPKAFPDTHRGERMLLFAGCTANYVQGRWLMAALRLLDGLGVEVLPGEFACCGSGLKGAGFADEARRMAERNVAVWREAGRPRIVVFCASCLAGLAAYDCFESDAERTQWSESLLPLSVAVRSVEFTMTDGAPERLGYHHPCHAGKDDPDRVLLREALGGRLIAATDKECCGFGGVMRLAAPELTEPVNRQCWETLRDAEVVLSGCSACLAQLSATAPEGVKVGHWLEIIV, encoded by the coding sequence ATGTCCGATCGCATTTCCCAACACGTTTCCCATTGCATCCTTTGCGGCAAGTGTCTTCAGGTCTGCCCGCTTCTGCGGGCCACCGGCCGCGAGGAACTGGGCCCCCGCTCCAAGTCCGACCTCTGCCGCGTGCTGGCCGAGGACCCGGGACGGCTGTCCGAGGTGGACGCCGCCCGGCTCGCCGGATTTTGCCTGGGCTGCGGCCGGTGCCGCGAGGTCTGCTCGCAGGGGCAGGACGTGCCCGGTCTGGTGGCGGCCCTGCGCGGAGCGCATCCGAATTTCAAGTCGTGGTTGTGGAAGACCTGGCTGACCCGCGCCCGGCAGCTCTGGTCGCCTGGCTCCAAGGCCGCCGGACTCGTTCCGGAGCGGTTCCGAACCGAGAAGCTCGGCCCCATGCTCAAGATGCTCGCGGGCATGACCGGCGGGCCGGGGCTTAATCCCTTCCTGAGGCCGAAGGCTTTTCCCGACACGCATCGGGGCGAGAGGATGCTTTTGTTCGCGGGCTGCACGGCCAACTATGTTCAGGGGCGCTGGCTCATGGCCGCGCTGCGGCTGCTGGACGGCCTGGGCGTCGAAGTCCTGCCGGGCGAGTTCGCCTGTTGCGGCTCGGGCCTCAAGGGAGCCGGGTTCGCGGATGAGGCGCGAAGAATGGCCGAGCGGAATGTGGCGGTCTGGCGCGAGGCCGGGCGGCCGCGCATTGTCGTCTTCTGCGCCTCCTGCCTCGCGGGGCTGGCCGCCTACGATTGTTTCGAGTCCGATGCGGAGCGGACGCAATGGAGCGAGTCTCTCCTCCCCCTGTCGGTTGCCGTCCGTAGCGTGGAATTTACGATGACCGATGGCGCGCCCGAGCGGCTCGGCTATCATCACCCCTGTCATGCGGGCAAGGATGACCCGGACCGTGTGTTGCTGCGGGAGGCGCTCGGCGGGCGGCTGATCGCGGCGACGGACAAGGAATGTTGCGGCTTCGGCGGAGTCATGCGCCTGGCCGCGCCCGAACTGACCGAACCCGTCAACCGGCAGTGCTGGGAAACGCTTCGGGACGCGGAGGTTGTCCTGTCGGGCTGCTCCGCCTGTCTGGCGCAGCTCTCGGCCACCGCGCCGGAGGGCGTGAAGGTGGGGCATTGGCTTGAAATCATAGTCTAG
- a CDS encoding ubiquinone/menaquinone biosynthesis methyltransferase → MAASECESHTGASTPAEHGRRVADMFGRIAGWYDFLNHALSGGQDIYWRYRLAKAARPEAGGTILDLAAGTMDVSVELLRQYPDCRVAALDFALPMLENGKAKKLRRGREKRIFPVQADGRSLPLPDNCMAAATIAFGIRNILPRSDAYAEFLRVLKPGARLCILEFGTGSKRVWKGLYNFYLDKVLPFLGDRISGDPGAYRYLAETIKTFPDERALGAELLEAGFERVYNVPMMSGIVYLHVAEKPGAGEAASVPAPEPAVPVKAASKGKGVRGKKGASGKRK, encoded by the coding sequence ATGGCCGCTTCCGAATGCGAGTCCCATACCGGGGCCTCCACCCCTGCCGAGCACGGCAGGCGGGTGGCGGACATGTTCGGCCGCATCGCCGGATGGTACGACTTTCTCAATCACGCCCTGTCCGGGGGCCAGGATATTTACTGGCGATACCGCCTGGCCAAGGCGGCCCGTCCCGAAGCCGGAGGCACGATCCTTGATCTTGCCGCAGGCACCATGGACGTGTCCGTGGAGCTGCTCAGGCAGTATCCCGACTGCCGGGTGGCGGCGCTCGATTTCGCCCTGCCCATGCTGGAGAACGGCAAGGCCAAGAAACTCAGGCGCGGGCGGGAAAAGCGGATTTTCCCGGTTCAGGCCGACGGCCGCAGCCTGCCTCTGCCCGACAACTGCATGGCCGCGGCGACCATCGCCTTCGGCATCCGCAACATCCTGCCCCGGTCGGACGCCTACGCCGAGTTCCTGCGGGTTCTGAAACCCGGAGCGCGGCTTTGCATCCTCGAATTCGGCACCGGGTCCAAGCGGGTCTGGAAGGGACTGTACAATTTTTATCTCGACAAGGTCCTGCCGTTCCTGGGCGACCGCATTTCCGGAGACCCGGGCGCGTACCGCTACCTGGCCGAGACCATCAAGACCTTTCCCGATGAGCGGGCGTTGGGCGCGGAACTGCTTGAAGCGGGCTTCGAGCGGGTTTACAATGTGCCGATGATGTCCGGCATCGTCTATCTGCATGTGGCCGAGAAACCGGGCGCGGGTGAAGCCGCCTCCGTTCCGGCTCCCGAACCGGCTGTTCCCGTCAAGGCCGCTTCCAAGGGCAAAGGCGTCCGCGGAAAAAAAGGCGCTTCCGGGAAACGGAAGTGA
- a CDS encoding DUF2065 domain-containing protein — protein sequence MRTPIIPRVDTGRVLWLTDLMNIDWSLLIAAVGLALVFEGIPYFLFAERMPGLLARMAVQPPKFLRFIGLVAIILGLLVISFGRSLSL from the coding sequence ATGCGTACTCCTATCATTCCCCGGGTGGACACCGGTCGGGTTCTGTGGCTTACTGACCTCATGAATATCGACTGGTCGCTTCTTATTGCCGCAGTCGGGTTGGCCCTGGTATTCGAGGGCATCCCCTATTTCCTGTTCGCCGAACGTATGCCCGGCCTGCTGGCCCGGATGGCCGTGCAGCCGCCGAAGTTTCTGCGCTTCATCGGGCTGGTCGCCATCATTCTCGGCCTTCTCGTCATCTCGTTCGGCCGCTCTTTATCCCTTTAA
- a CDS encoding nucleotide sugar dehydrogenase: MSMVDFDRLRSKEDAIAVVGLGYVGLPLAVALGRHFQVIGVDVSERRVDELKRRIDRTHEVDFATVGDDVDLVFTSDLADLEKARLILVAVPTPIDEFRTPDLRPVRGASTSVGRHLQPGSVVVYESTVYPGLTEEVCVPILEAESGLKCGEDFCVGYSPERINPGDKVHRLETITKVVAGQDEPTGRLLQQVYGTVVKAGTHLAANIRTAEAAKVIENTQRDLNIALMNELALIFDTMGIDTLDVLEAAGTKWNFLPFRPGLVGGHCIGVDPYYLTFKAQALGLHPHVILAGREINDNMGKFIAEATIKRLIKSDCKIMGARVGVLGLTFKENVPDLRNTRVVDVLAELEDYGVEVLVHDAQADPDEAHDELGVTLRSLDEFRGLDALILAVSHDAYKEFSAKDIKGWFADPDKALVVDVKGFFDRAELEAEAVDYWRL, translated from the coding sequence ATGAGCATGGTTGATTTTGATCGGTTGCGGTCCAAGGAAGACGCTATAGCCGTGGTCGGTCTCGGATACGTGGGGCTGCCGCTGGCCGTTGCCTTGGGCCGCCATTTCCAGGTGATCGGCGTGGATGTGTCCGAACGTCGCGTCGACGAGCTCAAGCGGCGCATCGACCGGACCCACGAAGTGGATTTCGCCACTGTCGGCGACGACGTGGACCTGGTCTTCACCTCCGATCTGGCCGATCTGGAGAAGGCGCGGCTCATCCTGGTGGCCGTGCCCACCCCCATCGACGAATTTCGCACACCGGACCTGCGCCCCGTGCGCGGGGCGTCCACCTCGGTGGGCAGGCATCTGCAACCCGGCTCCGTGGTGGTCTATGAATCCACGGTCTATCCGGGCCTGACCGAGGAGGTCTGCGTGCCCATCCTTGAAGCCGAGTCCGGCCTCAAGTGCGGGGAGGATTTCTGCGTGGGCTACTCGCCCGAGCGCATCAACCCCGGCGACAAGGTCCACCGGCTGGAGACCATCACCAAGGTCGTGGCCGGACAGGACGAACCCACGGGCAGGCTGCTCCAGCAGGTTTACGGCACCGTGGTCAAGGCCGGGACGCATCTGGCCGCGAACATCCGCACCGCCGAGGCCGCCAAGGTCATCGAGAACACCCAGCGCGACCTGAACATCGCGCTCATGAACGAGCTCGCGCTCATCTTCGACACCATGGGCATCGACACCCTGGACGTGCTCGAAGCGGCGGGCACCAAGTGGAATTTCCTTCCGTTCCGGCCCGGCCTGGTGGGCGGGCACTGCATCGGCGTGGACCCGTACTACCTGACCTTCAAGGCCCAGGCCCTGGGGCTGCACCCCCACGTCATTCTGGCGGGCCGTGAGATCAACGACAACATGGGCAAGTTCATTGCCGAGGCGACCATCAAGCGGCTCATCAAGAGCGACTGCAAGATCATGGGCGCCCGCGTGGGCGTGCTCGGCCTGACCTTCAAGGAGAACGTTCCGGACCTGCGCAACACCCGCGTGGTGGACGTGTTGGCCGAGCTTGAGGACTACGGCGTGGAAGTGCTGGTGCACGACGCCCAGGCCGATCCCGACGAGGCGCACGATGAGCTGGGTGTGACCCTGCGCTCCCTGGACGAGTTCCGTGGCCTGGACGCCCTGATTCTGGCCGTGTCCCACGATGCCTACAAGGAATTCTCCGCCAAGGACATCAAGGGTTGGTTCGCCGATCCGGACAAGGCTTTGGTGGTGGACGTGAAGGGCTTTTTCGACCGGGCCGAGCTTGAGGCCGAAGCCGTCGATTACTGGCGGCTGTAG
- a CDS encoding polyprenyl synthetase family protein: MDELLRYFKRELPGINDFLDKEADQLNGLVRDVAKHIIGSGGKRIRPMLTLLFARALGYGGNDHHAIACALELLHSATLLHDDYLDDAELRRGREAAHLVFGRTETILAGDALLALANEMGARYGNPRLSWLLAKGIMETAEGEIEEIEFSRDPSLDREAYMRIIIGKTARLIECACRCGAALAGATREQEDAAGEFGLNVGIAFQLVDDALDYASPTSETGKPEGGDLKEGKLTLPLIFLLEAGDEAEAGTLIAALRDGTLSEAASLDILDRVREGRYSEKTREEAALYVERAKNCLVGFEPGEELAVLRQAADYVLTRTK; encoded by the coding sequence ATGGACGAACTTCTGCGGTATTTCAAACGGGAACTTCCCGGAATCAATGATTTTCTCGACAAAGAGGCCGACCAGCTCAACGGGCTGGTCCGGGACGTTGCCAAGCACATCATCGGGTCCGGCGGCAAGCGCATCCGCCCGATGCTCACGCTCCTGTTCGCCCGCGCGCTGGGCTACGGCGGGAACGACCATCACGCCATCGCCTGCGCCCTGGAGCTTCTTCATTCCGCCACACTGCTGCACGACGACTACCTGGACGACGCCGAATTGCGGCGCGGCCGGGAGGCGGCCCACCTCGTCTTCGGCCGGACCGAGACCATCCTGGCTGGCGACGCCCTGCTCGCCCTGGCCAACGAGATGGGGGCGCGTTACGGCAACCCCCGCCTGTCCTGGCTGCTGGCCAAGGGCATCATGGAGACGGCCGAGGGAGAGATCGAGGAGATAGAGTTTTCCCGCGATCCGTCGCTGGATCGCGAAGCCTACATGCGCATCATCATCGGCAAGACCGCGCGGCTCATCGAGTGCGCCTGCCGGTGCGGCGCGGCCCTGGCGGGCGCCACCCGGGAGCAGGAGGACGCAGCCGGCGAGTTCGGCCTGAATGTGGGCATAGCCTTCCAGTTGGTGGACGACGCCTTGGATTACGCCTCGCCCACTTCCGAGACGGGCAAGCCCGAGGGCGGCGACCTCAAGGAGGGCAAGCTAACCCTGCCGCTCATCTTCCTTCTGGAGGCTGGCGACGAGGCCGAGGCCGGGACCCTGATCGCGGCCCTGCGCGACGGAACCCTGAGCGAGGCGGCCAGCCTCGACATCCTGGACCGGGTCCGGGAGGGGCGTTATTCCGAGAAGACCCGCGAAGAGGCCGCCCTCTACGTCGAGAGGGCCAAGAACTGTCTTGTCGGGTTCGAACCCGGCGAAGAGTTGGCCGTGCTCAGGCAGGCCGCGGATTACGTGTTGACCCGAACCAAGTGA
- the mqnB gene encoding futalosine hydrolase gives MLLVMTATPNEMRAAFPDAPAVAFGGTAVHAVGGRELLLGVTGVGLVNTALCAGSWMSREDVDGVVDLGIAGGYDLGETPKGSVCFAWRETWPEYGLLNEDGAADPKGIGFAQGEAEGRKIWNRVKLSPVRDASRMGLVLGDGWTRASSVTVSGVTGTPERAGWLKVFCNGQMENMEGFAAAYAAALRELPFLEVRTISNLVGSREPEDWDLKGALRSLKGAADTLFAA, from the coding sequence ATGCTTCTGGTCATGACCGCCACGCCCAACGAGATGCGGGCCGCCTTTCCGGACGCGCCCGCCGTGGCTTTCGGCGGGACGGCCGTGCACGCAGTGGGCGGCCGCGAGCTGTTGCTGGGCGTGACCGGCGTGGGACTGGTCAATACGGCCCTGTGCGCCGGGAGCTGGATGAGCCGTGAAGACGTGGACGGAGTGGTGGACCTCGGTATCGCCGGGGGATACGATCTTGGTGAAACGCCCAAGGGAAGCGTCTGTTTCGCCTGGCGGGAAACCTGGCCCGAGTATGGCCTGCTGAACGAGGATGGCGCGGCCGACCCCAAGGGGATCGGTTTTGCCCAGGGCGAGGCCGAAGGCCGGAAGATCTGGAACCGGGTCAAGCTTTCGCCGGTCCGCGACGCCTCCCGCATGGGCCTGGTTTTGGGCGACGGCTGGACGCGCGCGTCGAGCGTGACCGTGTCCGGCGTGACCGGCACCCCGGAGCGGGCCGGTTGGCTCAAGGTTTTCTGCAACGGCCAGATGGAAAACATGGAGGGCTTCGCCGCGGCCTATGCCGCAGCCCTCAGGGAGCTGCCATTCCTGGAGGTGCGGACCATCTCCAACCTGGTGGGTTCCCGCGAACCCGAGGACTGGGACCTGAAGGGCGCGCTGCGGTCGCTCAAGGGGGCGGCGGACACGCTTTTCGCCGCGTAA